The genomic window GGCATCGACCGTGACGATTACGAACCCGTCTACACGGAGGTCGACTGAGCCGTGCGCCGAATCGTTGCCGCCGTCGCCGTCGCCCTCTTCGCGCTCGCCCTGGGAGGATGCAGCATGACGCCCGAAAGCCGGCTCGCCGAATACGAGACCGAGGCGGACCGCCTCCTCGGCGAGACCGTCGCGCTGATTCCGGCGGCCCTCGATCCCGCGTCGGGCTTCTCCGAGTCCGAGCCGAGGTACGCGCCGACGGAGGGAGCGGCGTCCGCGTCGGACCCCGCCTGGTGGCAGGCCCGCGAGAGTCTCAACCTCGCGGCAGAGACGGATGCCTCGGCCGACGCCGCGGCCGCGATCGCCGCCGGACTCACCGATGACGGCTGGCGCGAGTCGAAGGTGCGCGAGACCGAGGGCGGGGCCCGCATCACCGACGGGTTCCGCAAGGATCTCGACGGCGGCGAGTGGTACATCGAGGTGACGTGGGTGCAGACGCGGCCGGAGATGGCCGAAGTCGTCGAGGTGCTCGTGGTCAGCCCGCAGACCGTCCGCGGCGCCGACGCCGCCGGCACGTAGACTCATCCCCATGCGCGCGGCCGACGTCTCCAGCGACCTCACGGAAGTCCTCGTCACAGAGGAGGAGATCCGGGCGAAGCTCGACGAGATCGCGGCGCAGGTCGACGCGGACTACGCGGACGAGGATCTGCTGCTGGTCGGCGTGCTCAAGGGTGCGGTCATGGTGATGGCGGACTTCTCCCGTGCGCTCACGAAGCACATCACCATGGACTGGATGGCGGTCTCGTCGTACGGTGCGGGCACCAAGTCCAGCGGCGTCGTGCAGATCCGCAAGGACCTCGACACCGACATCCTCGGCAAGCACGTGCTCATCGTCGAGGACATCATCGACTCGGGCCTGACCCTGAGCTGGCTGCTGGAGAACTTCGCGGCTCGTGGTGCGGCATCCGTCGAGGTCTTCGCGCTCCTGCGCAAGCCCGAGGCCGCCAAGGTCGAGGTGAACTGCAAGTACGTGGGGTTCGACATCCCCACCGAGTTCGTCGTGGGCTACGGCCTCGACTACGCCGAGAAGTACCGCAACCTCCGCGACGTCGCCGTCCTCGCCCCGCACGTCTACTCGTAGTCAGCGCGTTTCGTCTCTGCGTTTCGTCTCGCTTCGCTCGCTCAACGACCGTCGCTCGCTCAACGACCGGTCGTTGAGCGAGGGAGGAACGACCGAGACGAAACGCCCTGGATTCGGCGATTACGCCCGGGGCGAATGCACAGTCGACGCCTAGGAACCGCGCGATACCCTGATTCAACCGTCGACGGGCGCTTTCCTGTCCACGACGGCACGTCGACGAAAGGGGTCGGGCTGTCGCCCGCGCCATGGACTTCAAGAAGATCACCCGCAACCCGCTCTTCTACGTCCTGCTGATCGGGGTCTTCCTCATCGTGGGGTTCTCGCTCATCTCGAGCCTGAACGGTGCGAAGCAGATCTCCACGCAGGAGGGTCTCGAGCTGCTCTCCGGTGAGACCGTCACCGAGGTCGTCAACACCGACGGCGATCAGCGCGTCGACATGAAGCTCTCCAAGGAGTACGACGGCGCGACCGACGTGCAGTTCTACTACG from Microbacterium sp. ProA8 includes these protein-coding regions:
- the hpt gene encoding hypoxanthine phosphoribosyltransferase, which gives rise to MRAADVSSDLTEVLVTEEEIRAKLDEIAAQVDADYADEDLLLVGVLKGAVMVMADFSRALTKHITMDWMAVSSYGAGTKSSGVVQIRKDLDTDILGKHVLIVEDIIDSGLTLSWLLENFAARGAASVEVFALLRKPEAAKVEVNCKYVGFDIPTEFVVGYGLDYAEKYRNLRDVAVLAPHVYS